The nucleotide sequence CTTGCGGTCGATGTCGTCGAGCGAGCCGGCGTAGTTCGTGTACGACGCGTACTTCGCCGCGATCTTGAGCGTGACCTTCTCGCCGCCGCCGGCGACCCAGATGGGGATGCCGCCGTCCTGCAGCGGAAGCGGCTGCACGATGGCGCCGTCGACCTGGTAGTGCGTGCCGTCGAGGGTCGCACGCCCGGTGGTCCACGCCTGCTGCATGATGTCGACGCCCTCCCGCAGCATCCGGAGCCGCTCCGGCACCGGCGGGAAGCCGTAGCCGTACGCCTCCCACTCGTGCTCGTACCACCCGCCGCCGATGCCCATCTCGGTGCGTCCGCCCGAGACGATGTCGACCGTCGCGGCGACCTTGGCGAGGTAGGCGGGGTTGCGGTAACCCATGCACGTGCACATCTGGCCGAGACGGATGCGCTCGGTCGAGGCTGCGAAGGCCGCCATCAGCGTCCAGGCCTCGTGGGTGGCCTCGTCCGAGTGCACGGGCGTGGTGTGGAAGTGGTCGTAGACCCAGAGCGACTCCCACGGACCGGCGTCGGCGTGCTGCGCGAGCCCCTTCATCACCGCCCAGTGTTCTGACGGATCGATGCCGACGAGGTCGAATCGCCAGCCCTGGGGGATGAAGGTTCCGAAGCGCATGGGCCCCAGCCTAGGGGCGCGCGACGGGCCTGGATCCGCCGTTCAGGGAACGTTCTCCACGACCCGGGCGTGCGGCATCCGTTCGCGCATCACGGCGATCGCGGCAGGGTTGTGGTCCACGAGGACGGCGTCGCGGCCGAGAGCGGAGGCGACCGCGCCGGTCGTGCCACTGCCGGCGAAGAAGTCGAGCACGCGGTCACCCGGGCGCGACGAGGCCTGGACGATGCGCCGAAGGACGCCCTCCGGCTTCTGCGTCGGGTACCCCGTCTTCTCTCGGCCCGTCGTCGGCACGATGGTGTGCCACCACACGTCGGTCGGGAGCTTGCCGCGCTCGGCCTTCTCGGGCGTGACCAGCCCCGGC is from Microbacterium sp. LWH3-1.2 and encodes:
- a CDS encoding LLM class F420-dependent oxidoreductase is translated as MRFGTFIPQGWRFDLVGIDPSEHWAVMKGLAQHADAGPWESLWVYDHFHTTPVHSDEATHEAWTLMAAFAASTERIRLGQMCTCMGYRNPAYLAKVAATVDIVSGGRTEMGIGGGWYEHEWEAYGYGFPPVPERLRMLREGVDIMQQAWTTGRATLDGTHYQVDGAIVQPLPLQDGGIPIWVAGGGEKVTLKIAAKYASYTNYAGSLDDIDRKSAILRDHCDALGRDFSEITRTSNFNTIVGATEAEARDRLAAVKARLLPHVGQERADHIEHDYLTSPAFGTPEQVAERLAEREHHGIAYAIHYFPEAAYDLSGVELFEREVIAALS